The DNA segment CTACAGGGCGCCGGCTGCGGAGCGGGTGGCGAAATCCGGGCAAAGGAGGCTATGAGGTGAGGAAAACGGGGACGATCCGCAAGGTGGCAGTGTGGGTGCTGGTCGTCATGCTCCTGGCAGGGGGCGGCTGGTGGTGGTGGCAGAGGGGCCGGGTGGCCCAGACCCAGCCCGGCTTTGTCACCGTCCCCGTGCGCCGGGGAGATCTGGTCCTGGCCGTGGAGGGTTCCGGCCCCGTGCAGCCCGTGGCGAACACGGTGGTGCAGGCAGCGGTAGGCGGAACCGTGGCGGAGGTGCTGGTGAAGGAGGGCCAGCGGGTCAGGGCAGGGGATATCCTGGTCCGCCTGGACGATTCCTCCGCCCGAACCGCCCTTGAGCAGGCCCGGCTCGACCTGGAGTCGGCTCGCCTGCGGCTGGCCTCCATGCGCAGGCCACCCACGGAGGCAGAGCTTGCCTCCGCCCGCGCAGCCCTCACCACCGCAGAAGCGCAGCTGGCCCAGCGGCGGGAGGAGCAGGCGGCGCTGGAAGTGGTTTCGCCAGGGAACGGTCAGGTCCTGGACTGCGCGGTTGCCACGGGAGACGCTGTGACGCCCGGAACGCTCCTGTGCCGGGTGGCTGACCTGAGCCGCCTTAAGGGCGTTTTTTCCGTGGATCAGGTTCACGCCCGGTATGTGGAACCGGGAGATTTCGTGGACGTGAGTGTGAGCGCCATCACGGGGAACCTGGTGGGCTGCCGGGTGGAAAGCGTCTCCCGGGAGGCCACCGTCTCCGGGTCGCGCGGCTACTTCCAGGTGACCGTGGCATTGCCGGGTACGAGCGGACTCATGCCCGGCATGAGCGCCACCATGACCTTCGAGGGGGCCTGGGGGCCGGCCAGTGCCAGCGGCCAGATCCAGGCGGCCGAGGAGTGGCAGGTGCGGGCGCGGGTGTCGGGGAAGGTCGGGTCGCTGGCGGTGAAGGAAGGGGATGGGGTGACGGCCGGTCAGGTGCTGATGCGACTCGAGAACACCGCCCTGGCCGCCCAGATCGCGCAGGCGGAGGCTCAGGTCAAGTCGGCCCGGGAGGAACTGGCTCGTCTCCTGGCAGGCGGTACCGTGGCCAAGAGCGAAGACATCGCTGCCCAGGAGCTGGCAGTGGAGCGCGCTCGGCTCGCGGTGGAGGAGAGGGAACGGGCCCTGGCCGACCTGGTGATCAGGGCCCCATGCGACGGCATGGTGGTCAGGCTGGGGTCATCGACCGGAACGGGCGGGGCCTCCGGTGGTGGGACGGGAACTTCAGAGGGAGCCAGTGGATTGCGGGCGGGGGACCGCCTGGCTGCCGGGGCGCAGGTGGCCATCATCTGGAGTGATACCTCCTATCAGGTCGAGGTGCCAGTAGATGAACTGGACGTGGCCCGGCTGCAGGTCGGAATGCCGGCTGAGGTGAAGGTGGCCGCCCTGGGCCAGGGGCTCCTGCCCGGCCGGGTGACCCGGGTGGCCCTGGAAGGGGTGGTCAAGGACGGCATCACCACCTATCCCGTGACGGTGGTGGTTGACTCCGTTCCGGGCTTGAGGGTGGGGATGAACGCCGATGTGCGTATCGAGGTGGAGCGCCGGGAAGGTGTGCTATACTTACCCGTTGAGGCCGTGCGCAGCCAGGGCGGGCGGCAGGTTGTGATGGTCCTCGAAGGGGGACAGCCGCGGCCCGTGGTGGTGGAGACCGGCCTGCGCACGGAGACGGCAGTGGAGATCCGCCAGGGGCTCGAGGAAGGTCAGGCGGTGGTGATATCCACATCACAAAGGGCAGGGCAGGAAGCGAGGCCCGGGATGTTCCCCTTCTTCCCCGGGCAAATGCAGCCCCGCACGCCGGGGCAATCGGCACCGCGTGCAACACCCGGGGGTGGGCGTTGATGCTTATCTCGCTACAGGGCGTAACGCGGGTGTACCGGGTGGGGCATGTGGAAGTACCTGCGCTGCGCGGACTTGACCTGGAGATCGACCGGGGTGAGATGGTCGCCATCATGGGGCCTTCGGGATCGGGCAAGTCCACTCTCCTCTACATCATGGGCTGCCTCGACCGTCCCACCGCAGGCCGGTATCTCCTGGCCGGGGACGACGTGGGGAAGAAGAGTGACAACCAGCTGGCGGATATCCGCAACCGCCGCGTGGGCTTTGTGTTCCAGAACTACTACCTTCTGCCTCGCCTCTCGGCCCTGGCCAACGTGGAGATCCCCCTCATCTACCGGGGCGTGCCCGGGGCGGAACGGAGGAGGCTTGCCCGGCAGGCCCTGGAGGCGGTGGGCCTGGGTGACCGCACCCACCATTTCCCCAACCAGCTTTCCGGAGGGGAACAGCAGCGGGTGGCCATCGCCCGCGCCCTGGTGGGGTCCCCCGACATCATCCTGGCGGACGAGCCCACCGGCAACCTGGACACGGCCACCGGTCGGCAGATCCTGGGAATCCTGCAGGGACTCAACGAGAAGGGCATCACGGTGGTCCTGGTCACCCACGACCCGGGCATAGGCAAGGCCGCCCGGCGGGTGGTGCGGCTGCTGGACGGCCGCATCGTAGGGGACGGGGGTGGTGAAGGTGCTTCAGGATAGCCTGCGCAGCGCTCTGGTGTCTCTTTGGGCGCACCGGCTGCGTTCGTTCCTCACCATGCTGGGGGTGATCATCGGGGTAGCCGCGGTGATCGCCCTGGTATCCATCGGGGAGGGGGCCCGCCGGGAGGTGGTGGGGCAGATCCAGGGCATGGGCACCGACCTGGTGATGGTGATGGCCCGGGACGTGCGCCTGCAGGCGGATGATGCCCGGCTCATCGCCCAGCGCGTGCCCGGTGTGGCGGCCGCCAGCCCCGTGGTCAGCGCCAGCCTGCCTGTGAAGCGGGGGAACCTGAGCACCGACCCCGACAACCCCACCATAGAGGGGGTGTGGCCCGAATACGCCTTCATCCGGAACCTCAGCGTGACCGAGGGCCGGTTCCTGCGGCCGGAGGACGAGCAGGGGAGGCGGAGGGTGGCCGTACTCGGCCCCACCGTGGTCGCCACCCTGTTCGAGAGCGGCAGCCAGGCCGTGGGCCAAACAGTGTCCATCGCCGGGCAGACGTTCACCGTGGTGGGCGTGCTGGCCAGCCGGGGCCAGTCGCTGGGGACGGATAACGACAACGTGGTCATGGTTCCCCTGTCCGCCGCGCAGCGCCTGACGGGGACCACCCGCATCCGCAGCATCTGGGTGAAGGCGGACTCGCCCGACGCCGGCCCGACCGTGCGCGATCTCATCACCTCCCTGCTGGAAGACAGGTACCGGCGGGAAGGGGTGGTGATGGCCACCAGCATGGAGGAGGCCATCAGCGTCCTGGGCCAGGCCATGAATACCCTCACGCTGCTGCTGGCGTCCATCGCGGGCGTGTCCCTGGTGGTGGGGGGTATCGGCATCATGAACATCATGCTGGTGTCGGTGACCGAGCGCACCAGGGAAATCGGGCTGCGCAAGGCGCTGGGTGCCAAGCGCGCCCACATCGTGCAGCAGTTCCTGCTGGAGGCGGTCATCCTTTCCCTCATCGGGGGGGCTGTGGGTATCGCCTGCGGTGCGGCCGGTGCCTGGGGGGTGTCGAGGCTGGCGGGGTGGCCCATGGCCCTTTCCCTGGAGACGGTGCTGCTGGCCTGCCTGTTTGCGGCCGCGGTAGGGGCCTTCTTCGGCCTCTTCCCTGCCCTGCGTGCCGCGAACCAGGACCCCATCCGTGCCCTCCGCTACGAGTAGTCTGCCTCCAGCCTCAGGCCGGTCCTGGTTCTGATCGCGGAGAGCCATGGCCGGGTTCCCCCATTGGGCACGGCTTCCAGCGGTACTCGCCTGACGTGGGAGCGTCCGGCCATACCGGCGCTTACCGGGCTTCAGCGGCCATCAGGAAAGTTGTGCTAAAATAGAAATAGGACACCCGGTGCGGAGGGGCAGCAGTTGTCGAGGTTTACGGTGGCGCGGGAGATATTTGACCTGTTTCCGGACGTATGCATCGGCGTGGTGGTAGCCGAAGGTGTCGACAATCGGGGCGAAGACGGGGAGATCAGGAACCTGGTGCGGGTCCATGCCCTGGCGCTTTCCGAAGAGCTGGGAGGATCGGACGTGCGCGAACACCCGCACGTGGCGGTGTGGCGCGAGGCCTTTCGCAAGCTTGGTCTTAACCCCAACAAGTTTACCAGCTCCATCGAGGCCTTAGCGAGGCGCATCGCCAAGAAGCCAGAGCTGCCGGTTATCAATAAAGTAGTGGACCTGGTAAACGCCCTCTCGCTCAAGTACATTCTCCCCATGGGCGCCCACGATCTGGACGTTCTGCCAGGGGACATCGAGGTTCGCTTTGCCCGGCCGGACGATGTTTTCATTCCCTTTGGCTCCACTGAGCCGGAAGCGGTGGACGTGAGTGAGGTAGTCTACGTTACGGGGAACCAAGTCCGCACCCGCAAGTGGGTGTGGCGCCAGGGCGAGATGGCCAAGGTGGTGGAGGAATCGAGGCGAATCTTTTTCCCTATCGACGCTTTTTACAGCGTCACCGACCACGCGGCGAAGGCGGCGCGTTCCGAACTGGCCGCCCTGCTCGAACGGTTCTGCGGGGCCCGGACGCGCATGTTCTGGGTGGACAGAGATAACCCGAGCGCGGAACTCGATTAAGAACAAGAATAGATGGCAGCATTGGAGCGCGTCAAGCTTGATGCGGACGGGACCGAAACCAGACACGGAGCCTCGAGGGCTTGGCTTTGTTGTGATTTTCGTATAATGCGGGACTAAAGGATTGCTGTCCTCTACATAGACACTGGTGACCAGGAGCAGAACTGGGGCCTGTGGCAGGAGGCGATGGTCGAAGCGATGGACCGGCTGGTAAAGGCCCTGAAGCCCCACATCCAGCAATTGCCCGCATGACCGAGGAAATGCCTCCTCCAACCAGACCCTAGCCCGTGGTCGAAGGAGCGATTGGGCAACGCAGAGGGTGGACGAGATGCTCAGGGCATCCGCCCGCAAGGGGAAGGAAAAATGATTCGGGGCGCGAAGGTTAGCAGCCCGTCAGCAACCCGCCCCGAACCCCTGCGCTGCCGCATCCTGTCAGTCCGGAAACCTTTGCCGCTCTAGAAATTCATGGTGGGCGGCGCAGGACTCGAACCTACGACCTCTTGAATGTGAGTCAAGCGCTCTGCCACTGAGCTAGCCGCCCACCCAAACCTGGTGGCCCCAAGGGGAGTCGAACCCCTACTGCCGGCTTGAAAGGCCGGTGTCTTAGCCGTTAGACCATGGGGCCGCACGACACAGCCCTCATTATAAGCCGGTCGATTTCACTTTTCAACTGGTGGGCCCGGAGGGGCACGATCCCCCAACCAGCCGCTTATGAGGCGGATGCTCTGCCAATTGAGCTACGGGCCCACCTCACCTCTATCATTATACCGTGTCTATGGCCGAGCGCAAGCCCGGGGCGGGCAGTCAGTCATGTTGTGCGGCTTCGTCCACCATGCTTACCAGGATGGCGTGGACTTCGCGGGCTACGGTCTCCAGTTACGCTTCGGGGAAGAACCGGGCCAGCACGGTTGGCTGCAGGTCAGTTAAAGGTGGTGCCGTCTCGGACGAAGACGTTGATCTTGGGCGGCATCATGAGCGAGACCGAGACGTCCGTGCATGGCCTGGGCGTCGTGCACGTGCTGCACCCGCATGCCTTTCTCGGCGACCTTGCGCTCGACGGCCTCACCGAACGCCTTTTGCAGTGCGGACGGTGTAGGCGAGGGGATAATCCGCCCGTGTGCCTCCTTGCAGTGAGAATGCCGGATGCTGCCGGGATTTAGCTGAGCAGCCCGTCCACCAGTATGCGCTTCCAGGGGCCAATGCCCCACAGCGAGATCTTCAGCCCGTCGCGTCCCACACGGGCATCTTTGGCCAGATAGACCTTCAGACCGTCGACCTGGAACTCACGATACCTCTGGACATCCTGGGGGGCGCCTGCAAACACGGCAGGCTGGTAGGTCATGCCCCCTCAGCCAGCGCATAATTCCATCTGGACCGTGATGGCGTCGGTCCGCGACTTCAGGTAACTGAGCGCTTCGGGTGTCACATCGACCTGCATCGCTGCAGCCTCCCGTGCGTTTTCCTCCAGTATAGTAAGGGTCGCTGGTGTTGTCAATTGCGCAATTGCTGAAGTCCTGAAGGCGCCAGGGCCATCAGGGGAAGGCGGGGGAGATCCAGCGAAGCAGGCAGGCGTAGGTGGCCCGGCCGGCCAGCATTTGCAGGGTGCGGCGGAAGGGCTCGTCGTGCCGAAAGTAAATCTCCATTAGCGGCGGGGAGACGGTGGAGCAGCATGAGCATGAGGCGGCCCATGGTCAGTTGCGGTCCGAAGGCGGCCCAGGTGGCGGGGGTAACGGGCGAGATCGGCGCGAGCGGGGAGGTGCCCCGTTCCAGGCAATCGGCGATGAGGCGAGCGGCCCCGCCATCAGCCTGCTCTCCCCGTACGCCGGTTTCGGGGTGGGCACTATGACGGCCGCCATTTGTCACATGTGCGAGGGGGAGCTCCACGAGAGGGTCTGCCGCGGTGACCCGGGCATCACCGCGTAGCCGGGCGGCTGCCCTGGCGAAGGATTTGGTTTCCCGCCGTGGAAGTAGGTGGGCATGAAGGAGCACGTAGTTGAGCTGCTGCGGGAGGGCGACTGGGATGGGCTGGTCCATGCCGTGCGGGTGCGCAGTGTGACATGGAGTCAGCTCATACGCGCCCTGTACCTCGAGGACGAGCTCGTGGGGTGGCGGGCCGTGGAGGGTTTCGGGCGCGACATCGGGGAACTGGTGACAGCAGAGACGGATACCTGCCGGGAGATGCTCCGGCGTCTCCTCTGGGCGATGAACGAAGAGTCGGGGAGCAGCGGCCGCCGTTTGCCGGCCGCCCTGGGGGAGGCTGTGGCCCGGGCACCGGGCGTTTTCGGGGACTACGCCCTGACGCTCCTGGGACCGCTCGAGGAGCCCTTTCTGCAGGCGGCCGCGGCCTGGGGTTTGGGCCGCATCGCGCAGGTGCGTCAAGACCTGGTGCGGGAGGCGGTGGCTGCCCTGCGTCTGCTCCTCGACAGCCCGGACCCTGCCGTCCGCGGCCACGGGGCGTGGGCGCTGGGCGAGATGGGGGTGCAGGATGCGGCCAAGGAACTGGCGTCCCTGGCGAATGATACCGGCACCGTGAACATTTATCTCGACGGTCGCCTGAGTAGGACCACGGTGGGGGCGCTGGCCCGCGCCGCCCGGGCCAGGCTGCAGGCTGCCCGGCCCTCGTAATTCGCAGTGTTCCTGCGGCGTGCCATGCCAACCAGAGCCGGAGTAACCCGGGTACGGAAACGCGCAGGGCCCGGTTCCCCGGGCCCAGGAAATGATCTGGCTCCTCGAGCAGGACTCGAACCTGCAACCCCCCGGTTAACAGCCGGGTGCTCTACCATTGAGCTATCGAGGAGCGTACCGGCATTCTGCTGTT comes from the Bacillota bacterium genome and includes:
- a CDS encoding efflux RND transporter periplasmic adaptor subunit is translated as MRKTGTIRKVAVWVLVVMLLAGGGWWWWQRGRVAQTQPGFVTVPVRRGDLVLAVEGSGPVQPVANTVVQAAVGGTVAEVLVKEGQRVRAGDILVRLDDSSARTALEQARLDLESARLRLASMRRPPTEAELASARAALTTAEAQLAQRREEQAALEVVSPGNGQVLDCAVATGDAVTPGTLLCRVADLSRLKGVFSVDQVHARYVEPGDFVDVSVSAITGNLVGCRVESVSREATVSGSRGYFQVTVALPGTSGLMPGMSATMTFEGAWGPASASGQIQAAEEWQVRARVSGKVGSLAVKEGDGVTAGQVLMRLENTALAAQIAQAEAQVKSAREELARLLAGGTVAKSEDIAAQELAVERARLAVEERERALADLVIRAPCDGMVVRLGSSTGTGGASGGGTGTSEGASGLRAGDRLAAGAQVAIIWSDTSYQVEVPVDELDVARLQVGMPAEVKVAALGQGLLPGRVTRVALEGVVKDGITTYPVTVVVDSVPGLRVGMNADVRIEVERREGVLYLPVEAVRSQGGRQVVMVLEGGQPRPVVVETGLRTETAVEIRQGLEEGQAVVISTSQRAGQEARPGMFPFFPGQMQPRTPGQSAPRATPGGGR
- a CDS encoding ABC transporter ATP-binding protein produces the protein MLISLQGVTRVYRVGHVEVPALRGLDLEIDRGEMVAIMGPSGSGKSTLLYIMGCLDRPTAGRYLLAGDDVGKKSDNQLADIRNRRVGFVFQNYYLLPRLSALANVEIPLIYRGVPGAERRRLARQALEAVGLGDRTHHFPNQLSGGEQQRVAIARALVGSPDIILADEPTGNLDTATGRQILGILQGLNEKGITVVLVTHDPGIGKAARRVVRLLDGRIVGDGGGEGASG
- a CDS encoding ABC transporter permease; the protein is MKVLQDSLRSALVSLWAHRLRSFLTMLGVIIGVAAVIALVSIGEGARREVVGQIQGMGTDLVMVMARDVRLQADDARLIAQRVPGVAAASPVVSASLPVKRGNLSTDPDNPTIEGVWPEYAFIRNLSVTEGRFLRPEDEQGRRRVAVLGPTVVATLFESGSQAVGQTVSIAGQTFTVVGVLASRGQSLGTDNDNVVMVPLSAAQRLTGTTRIRSIWVKADSPDAGPTVRDLITSLLEDRYRREGVVMATSMEEAISVLGQAMNTLTLLLASIAGVSLVVGGIGIMNIMLVSVTERTREIGLRKALGAKRAHIVQQFLLEAVILSLIGGAVGIACGAAGAWGVSRLAGWPMALSLETVLLACLFAAAVGAFFGLFPALRAANQDPIRALRYE
- a CDS encoding phenylalanine--tRNA ligase beta subunit-related protein translates to MSRFTVAREIFDLFPDVCIGVVVAEGVDNRGEDGEIRNLVRVHALALSEELGGSDVREHPHVAVWREAFRKLGLNPNKFTSSIEALARRIAKKPELPVINKVVDLVNALSLKYILPMGAHDLDVLPGDIEVRFARPDDVFIPFGSTEPEAVDVSEVVYVTGNQVRTRKWVWRQGEMAKVVEESRRIFFPIDAFYSVTDHAAKAARSELAALLERFCGARTRMFWVDRDNPSAELD
- a CDS encoding CC/Se motif family (seleno)protein — encoded protein: MTYQPAVFAGAPQDVQRYREFQVDGLKVYLAKDARVGRDGLKISLWGIGPWKRILVDGLLS
- a CDS encoding DVU0298 family protein, with the translated sequence MKEHVVELLREGDWDGLVHAVRVRSVTWSQLIRALYLEDELVGWRAVEGFGRDIGELVTAETDTCREMLRRLLWAMNEESGSSGRRLPAALGEAVARAPGVFGDYALTLLGPLEEPFLQAAAAWGLGRIAQVRQDLVREAVAALRLLLDSPDPAVRGHGAWALGEMGVQDAAKELASLANDTGTVNIYLDGRLSRTTVGALARAARARLQAARPS